The Pseudomonas iranensis genome includes a window with the following:
- a CDS encoding PLP-dependent aminotransferase family protein yields MKSARDNDFVYQAVYRYLTTLIDDAGGGAAVRMPSLRQLADRLNVSISTVQYAYSLLEKEGRVYSIAKSGYYAQALFSMDAPGNGNDLLETVYVNARRPGMCVLSADEPASLQPLDSPLLTLERELLRQYPRQLQTFVQPCGELELRVALAARYTSSTEHFWHADDIYIGADLRGVLEILISVLELRHASVIVESPCDWVILRLLESCGVRVIEWPLLAEGVLDLSVLQSLLENEPVRLVLLSSVLSMPHGKGFTHERQQAAAQLLNQHGVWVLENDCYSELDERNDSQRLRSWLDPERLLVFSTFEKFIGAEAPFGFVLSRHWREALQRHFLLRAFRLSPIRQKAIARLLNGGRLDQHLSVLRRMLGERRAVLIQVLHERLGDTLQIVEPQGGATVWVRSLRPVDMANVFRRLLKQQIIVAPGELFSLQGLHADHLRISALHHGERDLPSVIGLLGDALRLSPGQ; encoded by the coding sequence GTGAAAAGCGCGCGGGACAACGACTTTGTTTATCAGGCAGTTTATCGATATCTGACCACGCTGATTGATGACGCCGGAGGTGGTGCGGCGGTACGCATGCCTTCCTTGCGACAACTGGCGGATCGACTGAATGTCTCCATTTCAACGGTGCAGTACGCCTATTCGCTTCTGGAGAAGGAAGGTCGAGTCTATTCGATAGCCAAGTCAGGGTATTACGCGCAAGCGCTGTTCAGCATGGATGCGCCCGGCAACGGCAATGATCTGCTGGAGACCGTGTACGTCAACGCCAGACGTCCCGGAATGTGTGTGTTAAGCGCCGACGAACCGGCCTCGCTGCAACCGCTCGACAGTCCGTTGTTGACGCTGGAACGTGAGCTTCTGCGCCAATATCCGCGTCAGCTACAGACATTCGTGCAACCTTGCGGAGAGCTGGAATTGCGGGTTGCCCTGGCAGCGCGGTACACGAGTTCGACAGAGCATTTCTGGCATGCCGATGACATCTATATCGGTGCTGATCTGCGCGGGGTCCTGGAAATTCTGATTTCGGTGCTTGAATTGCGTCACGCCAGCGTAATTGTCGAATCACCGTGCGACTGGGTGATATTGCGTCTGCTCGAGTCGTGCGGGGTGCGCGTGATCGAATGGCCATTGCTGGCCGAAGGCGTGCTTGACCTGTCGGTCCTGCAATCGCTGCTGGAGAACGAGCCAGTACGTCTGGTTCTTTTGTCTTCAGTGTTGAGCATGCCCCACGGCAAGGGTTTCACCCATGAGCGTCAGCAGGCCGCCGCGCAGTTGCTCAATCAACATGGCGTCTGGGTGCTGGAAAACGACTGCTACAGCGAGCTTGACGAGCGCAATGATTCACAGCGTTTGCGCAGTTGGCTTGATCCTGAGCGTCTGCTGGTGTTTTCCACTTTCGAGAAATTCATCGGCGCTGAAGCGCCATTCGGCTTTGTCCTGTCGCGTCACTGGCGTGAGGCGCTGCAACGCCATTTTCTGCTGCGCGCATTTCGCTTGTCGCCGATCCGCCAAAAGGCGATTGCCCGGTTGTTGAATGGCGGGCGGCTTGATCAGCATTTATCTGTGCTGCGGCGAATGCTGGGTGAGCGGCGAGCCGTGTTGATCCAGGTTTTGCACGAACGTTTGGGCGATACGCTGCAGATCGTCGAGCCGCAGGGCGGGGCGACGGTGTGGGTGCGTTCGTTACGGCCGGTCGACATGGCGAATGTGTTCCGTCGCCTGCTCAAGCAACAGATCATCGTGGCCCCCGGCGAGCTGTTCAGCCTGCAAGGTCTGCATGCGGATCATCTGCGGATAAGCGCGTTGCACCACGGCGAGCGGGATCTGCCGAGTGTCATCGGCTTGCTCGGCGATGCCTTGCGCTTGTCACCCGGTCAATAA
- a CDS encoding zinc-dependent alcohol dehydrogenase family protein produces MSRTIRFHKFGPAEVLKCEEHAAAQPGPGEVQVRVEAIGISWYDTLWRQNLASSQARLPSGLGHEMAGVVTAVGADVDDLSVGDKVASFPAESPNDYPVYGESIVLPRTALTRYPDVLSPIEASVHYTPLLIAYFAYADLARVKPGQFALVTDASHCAGPSFVQLGKALGVRVIAATKSAEEREYLLSLGAEKVIVTEEEDLLMRINKITDNRGVDVVFDGLGGPQMSLLGDVLAPRGSLVLYGLQGGNQTPFPACAAFQKNIQFFVHCIGNFTGKPELGIVQDHVALQRALRDINQLTADRVLLPLKTRVFPFNEFVEAHRYMDECPCRERVALQVATA; encoded by the coding sequence ATGTCCCGCACGATCCGTTTTCACAAGTTTGGTCCGGCCGAGGTGCTCAAATGCGAAGAGCATGCGGCTGCTCAGCCAGGTCCTGGCGAAGTGCAGGTGCGTGTCGAGGCAATCGGCATCAGTTGGTACGACACCCTGTGGCGCCAGAATCTGGCATCGTCCCAGGCACGTCTGCCTTCGGGCCTCGGTCATGAAATGGCTGGCGTGGTCACTGCGGTGGGCGCTGATGTCGACGACCTGTCTGTTGGCGACAAAGTGGCCAGTTTTCCCGCGGAAAGCCCGAACGACTATCCGGTATACGGCGAGTCGATCGTCCTGCCGCGCACCGCGCTGACTCGTTATCCAGATGTGCTCAGCCCGATCGAAGCGAGCGTGCATTACACGCCGCTGCTGATCGCCTACTTCGCTTATGCCGATCTGGCACGGGTCAAACCCGGTCAATTTGCGCTGGTGACTGACGCCAGCCACTGCGCCGGCCCGTCGTTTGTGCAATTGGGCAAGGCTCTGGGTGTGCGAGTGATCGCCGCGACCAAATCGGCGGAGGAGCGGGAGTACCTGCTGTCCCTCGGTGCGGAGAAGGTCATCGTCACCGAAGAGGAAGATCTGTTGATGCGCATCAACAAGATTACCGACAACCGCGGCGTCGATGTGGTATTCGATGGTCTTGGCGGTCCGCAGATGTCGTTGCTCGGCGATGTGCTGGCGCCACGCGGCAGTCTGGTGCTGTACGGCCTGCAAGGTGGTAACCAGACTCCGTTTCCGGCGTGTGCAGCGTTCCAGAAGAACATTCAGTTCTTTGTGCACTGCATCGGCAACTTCACCGGCAAGCCGGAGCTGGGCATTGTCCAGGACCACGTCGCTCTGCAGCGTGCGCTGCGTGACATCAACCAGTTGACCGCTGACCGCGTGCTCCTGCCGCTCAAGACGCGTGTATTCCCGTTCAACGAGTTCGTCGAAGCGCATCGCTACATGGACGAATGCCCATGCCGCGAGCGAGTGGCCCTGCAAGTGGCAACCGCGTAA
- a CDS encoding LysR family transcriptional regulator: protein MNRNDLRRVDLNLLIVFETLMHERSVTRAAEKLFLGQPAISAALSRLRSLFDDPLFVRTGRSMEPSARAVEIFALLSPALDSISTAVSRAADFDPATSTSVFRIGLSDDVEFALLPMLLKRLRAEAPGIVLVVRRVNYILMPGLLASGEISIGVSYTTDLPANAKRKVLRRSAPKLLRADTVPGPLSLDDYCARPHALVSFAGDLSGFVDEELEKLGRKRHVVLAVPQFNGLGTLLAGTDIVATVPDYTAEALTAAGGLRAEDPPLPTRTFELHMAWRGSQDNDPGERWLRSRIQMFFGDPDSL, encoded by the coding sequence ATGAATCGTAATGACCTGCGTCGTGTCGACCTGAACCTGCTGATCGTGTTCGAAACATTGATGCACGAACGCAGTGTGACTCGGGCCGCGGAAAAATTGTTCCTCGGCCAACCGGCTATCAGTGCGGCGCTGTCGCGCCTGCGCAGCCTGTTTGACGATCCCTTGTTTGTCCGCACCGGCCGCAGCATGGAGCCGTCCGCCCGCGCGGTGGAAATCTTCGCCCTGCTCTCGCCCGCCCTTGATTCGATCTCGACTGCGGTCAGTCGTGCCGCCGATTTCGATCCGGCGACCAGCACGTCGGTGTTCCGCATCGGTTTGTCCGACGACGTCGAATTCGCCCTGCTGCCCATGCTGCTCAAGCGCCTGCGCGCCGAAGCACCGGGCATCGTCCTCGTAGTGCGGCGGGTCAACTACATCTTGATGCCGGGCCTGCTGGCCTCCGGCGAGATTTCCATCGGCGTCAGCTACACCACCGACCTGCCGGCCAACGCCAAGCGCAAGGTCCTGCGCCGCAGCGCACCGAAGCTGCTGCGCGCCGACACCGTGCCGGGGCCGTTGAGCCTCGACGACTATTGCGCCCGACCGCACGCACTGGTGTCGTTCGCTGGCGACCTCAGTGGTTTTGTCGATGAAGAACTGGAAAAACTCGGACGCAAACGACACGTGGTGCTGGCGGTGCCACAGTTCAACGGACTGGGCACGCTGCTGGCGGGCACCGATATCGTCGCGACCGTGCCGGATTACACGGCTGAGGCACTGACGGCAGCCGGCGGTCTGCGTGCTGAGGATCCGCCACTGCCGACGCGTACGTTTGAACTGCACATGGCTTGGCGTGGCTCGCAGGATAACGACCCGGGAGAGCGGTGGTTGAGGTCGCGGATTCAGATGTTTTTTGGGGATCCGGATAGCCTGTAG
- a CDS encoding SDR family oxidoreductase has protein sequence MDNVSQAPLILITGGSRGVGAATARLAAAQGYDVAISYVANESAALAVAADVEALGRKGLAVRADSADPEQVAELFLAIDRLFGRIDVLVNNAGVLAKQSRMEDLGFARMQRIFAVNALGPILCAQQAVKRMSLRHGGAGGVVINISSASARLGSPNEYVDYAASKGALETFTIGFAKEVAREGIRVNCIRPGHIYTDMHASGGEPGRVDRVKESIPMGRGGQPEEVARAILWLASAEASFVTGTFLDVTGGK, from the coding sequence ATGGATAACGTTTCGCAGGCCCCGCTGATTCTGATCACCGGCGGCAGTCGCGGAGTCGGCGCCGCCACCGCAAGGCTCGCTGCCGCGCAAGGCTACGACGTCGCCATCAGCTACGTCGCCAACGAGTCCGCCGCACTGGCGGTGGCCGCCGATGTAGAAGCATTGGGGCGCAAAGGCCTCGCGGTGCGTGCTGACAGTGCTGACCCCGAGCAGGTTGCTGAACTGTTCTTGGCTATCGATCGTTTATTCGGGCGTATCGACGTTCTGGTCAATAACGCTGGCGTTCTGGCGAAACAGTCGCGCATGGAAGACCTTGGCTTTGCACGCATGCAACGCATCTTCGCGGTCAATGCTCTGGGACCGATCCTGTGCGCGCAGCAGGCGGTGAAGCGCATGTCTCTGCGCCACGGCGGAGCGGGTGGCGTGGTGATCAATATTTCGTCTGCCTCGGCGCGCCTGGGCAGCCCGAATGAATACGTCGACTACGCAGCGTCGAAAGGCGCGCTGGAAACCTTCACCATCGGCTTTGCCAAGGAAGTCGCGCGCGAGGGTATTCGGGTCAACTGCATTCGCCCGGGGCACATCTATACCGACATGCACGCCAGCGGCGGCGAGCCGGGGCGGGTGGATCGCGTGAAGGAGTCGATCCCGATGGGCCGGGGCGGACAGCCGGAAGAGGTGGCGCGGGCCATCTTGTGGCTGGCCAGCGCGGAGGCCTCCTTTGTCACGGGTACTTTTCTGGATGTGACGGGTGGCAAGTAG
- a CDS encoding DMT family transporter, which produces MPIHLVLLVLFAALLHASWNALLRGGADRLWSMTIMCVAIAIVCLIATFFMAAPAPESWGYALLSALLHVGYNLFLVRSYRVGDLGQIYPISRGSSPALITLGAALFAGETITPGELLGISLVSGGIISLAFRGRSLSVPSLPYALGTGCFIAAYSVVDGIGARLSGAPLAYTVWMSALWGVLMPLVYIGLRDARSLFSVRPGMLAAVVGGLVSLLAYAIVIYAMNEAPLGAVSALRETSVLFAALLGYLFLGEKLTVRRMLACVVIASGAIIIG; this is translated from the coding sequence ATGCCAATCCATCTCGTACTCCTCGTTCTGTTCGCCGCGCTCCTGCACGCCAGCTGGAACGCGCTGCTGCGCGGCGGTGCCGATCGGCTCTGGTCGATGACGATAATGTGCGTGGCCATCGCCATCGTCTGCCTCATCGCCACCTTTTTCATGGCCGCGCCTGCACCTGAGAGCTGGGGGTATGCGCTGCTCTCGGCACTGCTGCATGTCGGCTACAACCTGTTTCTGGTGCGCAGCTATCGGGTCGGCGACCTTGGGCAGATCTATCCGATTTCCCGCGGCTCGTCACCGGCGCTTATAACCCTCGGCGCCGCGCTGTTTGCCGGCGAAACCATAACCCCCGGCGAACTGCTCGGCATCAGTCTGGTATCCGGCGGAATCATTTCCCTGGCCTTTCGCGGGCGCAGCCTGTCGGTGCCGAGCCTGCCGTATGCGCTGGGCACCGGTTGTTTCATCGCTGCCTACAGCGTGGTCGATGGCATTGGCGCGAGACTGTCGGGGGCGCCGCTGGCTTACACGGTTTGGATGAGCGCACTGTGGGGCGTGCTGATGCCGCTGGTGTATATCGGCCTGCGCGATGCTCGCAGTCTGTTTTCCGTACGGCCCGGCATGCTCGCCGCTGTGGTCGGCGGACTGGTCTCGCTGCTGGCCTACGCAATCGTTATCTACGCCATGAACGAAGCGCCACTGGGCGCGGTGTCGGCCTTGCGCGAAACCAGCGTGTTGTTTGCCGCATTGCTCGGCTATTTGTTCCTCGGTGAAAAGCTCACCGTCCGCAGGATGCTGGCATGCGTGGTCATCGCCAGCGGCGCCATCATCATCGGCTAA
- the gcvA gene encoding transcriptional regulator GcvA yields MRDLPPTATLRAFEVATRHPTFTAAAQELHVTQSAVSHQLRHLEELWGLQLFERGKALRLTTAGATLAPIVREFFMSLEATLEDLREQKDRVRLTVSTTYSFALKWLLPRLPNLSRLHPELLVSLDTTDTIIHFASGEADVAIRLGKGNYPGLYSEFLFGEQVFPVASPELLQRVGRPGSPADLLQMPLLIRDGAELAPKWEAWFESVGLAFSPLRESVRFGDTNMTVEAALLGQGVALVRSGHVENEIGDGRLVRLFDVPFTSPLAYYFVCPKGIEAQPHILNFREWLLSEALKVQGAQH; encoded by the coding sequence ATGCGAGACCTGCCCCCGACCGCGACCCTGCGGGCTTTCGAAGTGGCCACCCGGCACCCGACGTTCACGGCTGCCGCTCAAGAACTGCACGTAACCCAAAGCGCCGTCAGTCATCAGCTCCGGCACCTTGAAGAACTTTGGGGCTTGCAATTGTTCGAGCGCGGCAAGGCGTTACGCCTTACAACAGCGGGGGCGACGCTGGCGCCGATCGTGCGCGAATTTTTCATGAGCCTTGAAGCAACGCTGGAGGATCTGCGCGAGCAAAAGGACAGGGTTCGCCTGACCGTCAGCACCACCTATTCGTTCGCGTTGAAGTGGCTGCTGCCACGCTTGCCGAACCTGTCGCGCCTGCACCCGGAGCTGTTGGTGTCGCTGGATACCACGGACACGATCATCCATTTCGCCAGCGGCGAAGCTGATGTCGCCATTCGTTTGGGCAAGGGCAATTATCCCGGTCTGTATTCGGAGTTCCTGTTCGGTGAGCAGGTGTTTCCCGTGGCCAGTCCCGAACTGCTGCAGCGCGTCGGCAGGCCGGGCAGTCCCGCCGATTTGCTGCAGATGCCGTTGCTGATTCGCGACGGCGCCGAGCTGGCGCCAAAATGGGAAGCGTGGTTTGAGTCCGTCGGGCTGGCATTTTCGCCGCTGCGCGAAAGCGTAAGGTTTGGCGACACCAACATGACTGTCGAAGCTGCATTGCTCGGCCAGGGTGTGGCGCTGGTGCGCAGCGGCCATGTCGAAAATGAAATCGGCGACGGCCGCTTGGTAAGGCTGTTCGATGTGCCGTTCACATCGCCGCTTGCCTATTATTTCGTCTGTCCCAAAGGTATCGAAGCCCAGCCGCATATCCTCAACTTTCGCGAGTGGTTGCTCAGTGAGGCGTTGAAAGTGCAGGGCGCGCAGCACTGA
- the mexE gene encoding multidrug efflux RND transporter periplasmic adaptor subunit MexE, with amino-acid sequence MEQSLKHLRFPLAMLAVLVMSACGKTPETAGAPPAAKVSVAKVLEQPVNEWDEFTGRLEAPETVEIRPRVSGQIDQVAFTEGALVKKGDLLFQIDPRPFQAEVRRLEALVAQARATATRSENEAARGERLRTSNAISAELADSRTSAAQEARAAVGALQAQLDLAKLNLSFTRVTAPISGRVSRAEITAGNLVTADTTALTSVVSTDKVYAYFDADERVFLKYTQLARNGQRGATTPVYMGLSNEDGNPHLGQMNFVDNQVNPKTGTIRGRAVFDNADGTYTPGLYARLKLVGSGTYNAMLINDEAVGTDLGKKFVLVMDGDNKTAYRAVELGPKIEGLRIVRNGLNKDDTIIVKGLQRVRPGSPVTPEVIPMASEQTLAALAQQRQALEASNLPKVAPAKGASGSAAKLAATTPRG; translated from the coding sequence ATGGAACAATCACTCAAACATTTGCGCTTCCCGTTGGCCATGCTGGCCGTACTGGTGATGAGTGCCTGCGGCAAAACTCCGGAGACTGCCGGCGCCCCGCCCGCTGCCAAAGTCAGCGTGGCCAAGGTGCTGGAACAACCGGTCAACGAGTGGGATGAATTTACCGGGCGCCTCGAAGCGCCGGAAACCGTTGAAATCCGGCCACGGGTTTCGGGCCAGATCGATCAGGTCGCATTCACCGAAGGCGCGCTGGTCAAGAAAGGCGACCTGCTGTTCCAGATCGACCCGCGTCCGTTCCAGGCCGAGGTACGCCGCCTCGAAGCTCTGGTTGCTCAAGCCCGCGCCACCGCCACTCGCAGCGAAAACGAAGCCGCTCGCGGCGAACGCCTGCGTACCAGCAACGCCATTTCCGCTGAACTGGCCGACTCGCGCACCAGCGCTGCCCAAGAGGCCCGCGCCGCGGTTGGTGCCCTGCAGGCACAACTGGACCTGGCCAAACTGAACCTGAGCTTCACCCGCGTGACCGCACCGATCAGCGGCCGCGTCAGCCGCGCCGAAATCACTGCCGGCAACCTGGTGACCGCCGACACCACCGCGCTGACCAGCGTCGTCTCCACCGACAAGGTCTACGCCTACTTCGACGCCGACGAACGCGTGTTCCTCAAATACACCCAACTGGCCCGCAACGGCCAACGCGGCGCCACCACGCCGGTGTACATGGGCCTGTCCAACGAAGACGGCAACCCGCACCTCGGCCAGATGAACTTCGTCGACAACCAGGTCAATCCGAAAACCGGCACCATCCGTGGTCGCGCCGTATTCGACAACGCTGACGGCACCTACACCCCTGGCCTTTACGCTCGCTTGAAGCTGGTCGGCAGCGGCACCTACAACGCCATGCTGATCAATGACGAAGCCGTGGGCACTGACTTGGGCAAGAAGTTCGTGCTGGTGATGGATGGCGACAACAAGACCGCCTACCGCGCCGTTGAACTCGGTCCGAAAATCGAAGGCCTGCGCATCGTCCGCAACGGTCTGAACAAGGACGACACCATCATCGTCAAGGGTCTGCAACGGGTTCGTCCTGGCTCACCGGTCACCCCTGAAGTGATTCCGATGGCCAGCGAGCAGACCCTCGCCGCCCTCGCTCAACAACGTCAAGCGCTGGAAGCCAGCAACCTGCCCAAAGTTGCCCCTGCCAAGGGTGCATCGGGTTCGGCTGCGAAGCTGGCTGCTACGACCCCACGCGGTTAA
- a CDS encoding efflux RND transporter permease subunit, with protein MNFSQFFISRPIFAAVLSLLILIAGAISLFQLPISEYPEVVPPTVVVRANFPGANPKVIGETVAAPLEQAITGVENMLYMSSQSTADGKITLTITFALGTDLDNAQVQVQNRVTRTEPKLPEEVTRIGITVDKASPDLTMVVHLTSPDKRYDMLYLSNYAILNIKDELARLGGVGDVQLFGMGDYSLRVWLDPNKTASRNLTATDVVTAIREQNRQVAAGQLGAPPAPTAQSFQLSVNTQGRLVSEEEFENIVIRAGDDGEITRLKDIARIELGSSQYALRSLLNNQPAVAIPIFQRPGSNAIDISNEVRGKMEELKKGFPQGMDYSIVYDPTIFVRGSIEAVVHTLFEALILVVLVVILFLQTWRASIIPLVAVPVSLIGTFAVMHLFGFSLNALSLFGLVLAIGIVVDDAIVVVENVERNIELGLTPVEATKRAMREVTGPIVATALVLCAVFIPAAFISGLTGQFYKQFALTIAISTVISAFNSLTLSPALAAVLLKSHDAPKDRFSKVLDRIFGGWLFRPFNRFFDRASHGYVGTVRRVIRSSGIALLVYAGLMVLTFFGFSSTPTGFVPGQDKQYLVAFAQLPDAASLDRTEDVIKRMSDLALKQPGVESAVAFPGLSINGFTNSPNAGIVFVTLKPFDERKDPSMSAGAIAGALNGQYANIQEAYMAIFPPPPVQGLGTIGGFRLQIEDRGNLGYDELYKETMNIINKSHNVPELAGLFTSYTVNVPQVDAAIDREKAKTHGVAVSDIFDTLQIYLGSLYANDFNRFGRTYQVNVQAEQQFRLESDQIGQLKVRNNKGEMIPLATFIKVSDTSGPDRVMHYNGFITAEINGAAAPGYSSGQAEKAIEKLLKEELPNGMTYEWTDLTYQQILSGNTALFVFPLCVLLAFLVLAAQYESWSLPLAVILIVPMTLLSAITGVIISGGDNNIFTQIGLIVLVGLACKNAILIVEFAKDKQEEGLDPLAAVLEACRLRLRPILMTSFAFIMGVVPLVFSSGAGAEMRHAMGVAVFSGMLGVTFFGLLLTPVFYVLIRNFVERGEQRKAAKALQLEAQQ; from the coding sequence ATGAATTTTTCCCAATTCTTCATTTCCCGGCCGATCTTCGCAGCGGTGCTGTCGCTGTTGATCCTGATCGCCGGTGCGATCTCGCTGTTCCAGTTGCCGATCAGCGAATACCCGGAAGTCGTGCCGCCGACCGTGGTCGTGCGCGCCAACTTCCCGGGGGCAAACCCCAAAGTCATCGGTGAAACCGTGGCCGCTCCGCTGGAGCAGGCCATCACCGGCGTCGAGAACATGCTGTACATGTCCTCGCAATCGACCGCTGACGGCAAGATCACCCTGACCATCACCTTCGCCCTGGGCACTGACCTGGACAACGCGCAGGTGCAGGTGCAGAACCGGGTGACCCGGACCGAGCCGAAGCTTCCCGAGGAAGTGACGCGCATCGGTATCACCGTCGACAAGGCTTCGCCCGACCTGACCATGGTTGTGCACTTGACCTCACCGGACAAGCGCTACGACATGCTCTACCTGTCCAACTACGCAATCCTCAACATCAAGGATGAGCTCGCTCGCCTGGGTGGTGTCGGTGACGTGCAGTTGTTCGGTATGGGCGACTACTCGTTGCGTGTCTGGCTCGATCCGAACAAGACCGCTTCGCGCAATCTGACCGCCACCGATGTGGTGACCGCGATTCGCGAGCAGAACCGTCAGGTCGCCGCCGGTCAACTGGGCGCGCCCCCTGCCCCGACCGCGCAAAGCTTCCAGCTGTCGGTCAACACTCAAGGCCGTCTGGTTTCCGAAGAAGAGTTCGAGAACATCGTCATCCGCGCAGGCGACGACGGTGAGATCACTCGCCTGAAGGACATTGCACGCATTGAACTGGGTTCCAGCCAATACGCCTTGCGCTCGCTGCTGAACAATCAGCCGGCGGTGGCGATCCCGATCTTCCAGCGTCCCGGTTCCAACGCCATCGACATTTCCAACGAAGTGCGCGGCAAGATGGAAGAGCTGAAGAAAGGCTTCCCGCAGGGCATGGATTACAGCATCGTGTATGACCCGACGATCTTCGTTCGTGGTTCGATCGAGGCGGTGGTGCACACCCTGTTCGAAGCGCTGATCCTCGTGGTGCTGGTGGTGATTCTGTTCCTGCAGACCTGGCGCGCCTCGATCATTCCGTTGGTGGCAGTGCCGGTATCGTTGATCGGTACGTTTGCGGTCATGCACCTGTTCGGCTTTTCGCTCAACGCCCTATCGCTGTTCGGCTTGGTGCTGGCCATCGGTATCGTGGTGGACGACGCCATCGTCGTGGTGGAGAACGTCGAACGGAACATCGAACTCGGACTGACGCCGGTCGAAGCGACCAAGCGCGCCATGCGTGAAGTGACCGGGCCGATCGTGGCCACGGCACTGGTGCTGTGTGCCGTGTTCATTCCGGCGGCATTCATTTCCGGCCTCACCGGGCAGTTCTACAAACAGTTCGCACTGACTATCGCGATCTCTACAGTGATCTCGGCGTTCAACTCGCTGACCCTGTCGCCAGCGCTGGCTGCTGTGCTGCTGAAAAGTCACGACGCGCCGAAAGACCGCTTCTCGAAAGTGCTCGACAGAATCTTCGGTGGCTGGCTGTTCCGTCCGTTCAACCGTTTCTTCGACCGTGCCAGTCATGGCTACGTCGGCACCGTGCGCCGGGTCATCCGCAGCAGCGGCATCGCCCTGCTGGTGTATGCAGGCCTGATGGTGCTGACCTTCTTCGGTTTCTCCAGCACGCCGACAGGTTTCGTACCCGGCCAGGACAAGCAATACCTGGTGGCCTTCGCGCAATTGCCGGATGCCGCGAGCCTGGATCGCACCGAAGACGTGATCAAGCGCATGTCCGACCTCGCGCTGAAACAGCCGGGCGTGGAAAGCGCCGTAGCGTTCCCGGGCCTGTCGATCAACGGCTTCACCAACAGCCCGAACGCCGGCATCGTCTTCGTGACGCTGAAACCGTTCGACGAGCGTAAAGACCCGAGCATGTCCGCCGGTGCGATTGCCGGCGCCTTGAACGGCCAGTACGCGAACATTCAGGAAGCGTACATGGCGATCTTCCCACCACCGCCGGTACAAGGCCTGGGCACCATTGGCGGTTTCCGCCTGCAGATCGAAGACCGGGGCAACCTCGGTTACGACGAGCTGTACAAAGAAACCATGAACATCATCAACAAGAGCCACAATGTGCCGGAACTGGCCGGCCTGTTCACCAGCTACACGGTGAACGTGCCGCAGGTCGATGCCGCCATCGACCGCGAAAAAGCCAAGACCCATGGCGTGGCCGTCAGCGACATCTTCGACACCCTGCAGATCTATCTGGGTTCGCTGTATGCCAACGACTTCAACCGCTTCGGGCGCACCTATCAGGTCAACGTTCAGGCCGAACAGCAGTTCCGCCTTGAATCCGATCAGATCGGTCAGCTGAAAGTACGCAACAACAAAGGCGAAATGATCCCGCTGGCGACCTTCATCAAGGTCAGCGACACCTCGGGGCCGGACCGCGTGATGCACTACAACGGCTTCATCACCGCTGAAATCAACGGTGCCGCAGCCCCGGGCTACAGCTCTGGCCAGGCAGAAAAAGCCATCGAGAAACTGCTCAAGGAAGAACTTCCGAACGGCATGACCTACGAGTGGACCGACCTGACCTACCAGCAGATTCTGTCCGGCAACACCGCGCTGTTCGTGTTCCCGCTCTGCGTACTGCTGGCGTTCCTGGTGCTCGCCGCACAATACGAAAGCTGGAGCCTGCCACTGGCGGTGATCCTGATCGTACCGATGACCCTGCTGTCGGCCATTACCGGTGTGATCATCTCCGGCGGTGACAACAACATCTTCACCCAGATCGGCTTGATCGTACTGGTGGGACTTGCCTGTAAAAACGCGATTCTCATCGTCGAGTTCGCCAAGGATAAACAGGAAGAAGGCCTCGACCCGCTCGCAGCGGTACTGGAAGCCTGCCGCCTGCGTCTGCGGCCGATTCTGATGACCTCGTTCGCGTTCATCATGGGTGTGGTGCCACTGGTGTTCTCCAGCGGAGCCGGTGCCGAGATGCGTCACGCCATGGGTGTGGCGGTGTTCTCCGGGATGCTCGGGGTGACCTTCTTCGGTCTGCTGCTGACGCCAGTGTTCTACGTACTGATCCGTAACTTTGTCGAACGCGGCGAGCAGCGCAAAGCAGCCAAAGCCCTGCAATTGGAGGCGCAACAATGA